In Gemmatimonadaceae bacterium, the genomic stretch AGCCGGAGGACCGCCGACCGACGCTCTGCCTCAGCCGTCGAACAGGAACAGGGTGTCGAGTCGCGTGATCGCGAGCAGGTGGTGGACTCGGGTCTGCGTGGAGCAGAGGCGGGTCGTCACGCCGCATGCACGAGCGCGCTTCTGCAGCACGACCAGCGTGCCCAGGCCACTCGCGTCCACCTCCTCCGTAGCCGACATGTCAATGCGCAGCTCGCCAGCGCCGAGCTGCCGCGCCCGCTCGAGGCATTCCATCGCGGCGGCGCGAAAGTCCACGCGCGTTTCGGCGACCAGTCGAGCGGGCGCCTCGAGGGAGATCCGATCGAGAACCGCGTGCATATGTCGTGGGGTGTGACCGCCCACGGTCGCCCTGCGAGACCGTGGTTGGTGCGGGTCAGGTGCCGGACTCCCCCGTGAGAGGCGAATGACGTGCCAGCCGGGCCCGGTGACCGCCAAGCCGTTGGCGCATGGCATGTTACGACGGCTGCGCCCGGTGCCAGGCTCCCGCAGCGTGGGCCGCGATTCGCGGCAGTGCCCGCAGCCCGTCGCCCGCAACTCGGCGTTGCCCCGGCACGGTGCCGAACACAGTATGCGGACGCCACGACCGAACACCATACCACCCCTCGGCGTCGCTGCTTTCGCGCACCTCATCCTCCGCCATGTCCGACATCGACGTCCTGCTCCAGGAGCACCGCAAGTTCCCTCCCCCTCCAGCCTTCGCCGCGAGTGCACTGGTGGCGAACGCCGAGGTCTACGAACGTGCTGCGGCCGACCCGGAGGCCTACTGGGCCGCGCGCGCCCGCGAGCTCGAATGGTCGACGCCGTTCACGCGCACCCTCGAGTGGACGCCGCCGCACGCGCGATGGTTCACCGGCGGCACGCTCAACGTTTCCGTCAATTGCCTCGATCGCCACATCGCCACGGCACGGCGCAACAAGGCCGCGCTGATCTTCGAGGGCGAGCCGGGCGATCGGCGCACGTTCACGTACTGGGACCTGTATCGCGAAGTCGGGAAGTTCGCGAACGTCCTCAAGTCGCTCGGCGTGAAACGCGGCGATCGCGTGGGCATCTACCTGCCACTGATACCCGAGGTGGCGATTGCGATGCTCGCGTGCACGCGCATCGGCGCGATTCACTCCGTGGTGTTCGGCGGATTCTCCCCGGAGTCACTGCGCGACCGCATGAACGACGCGGCGGCCAAGGTCGTGATCACCGCCGACGCCGGATACCGTCGCGGACAGGTCGTGCCGCTCAAGCGGAACACCGATCGCGCGCTGACCGAGGTTCCGAGCGTGACGCACGTGGTGGTCGTGCAGCGACGCCCCGGCAGCGCGACCGAGGAATCGTTCGCGGAAATGACGGACGGCCGCGACTTCTGGTGGCACCGCCTGATGGCCAATGCCCCCGCGGAGTGTGCGCCCGAGGCGATGGACGCCGAGGATGTGCTCTTCATCCTCTACACGTCCGGCACCACCGGGAAACCCAAGGGCATCGTGCACACGACGGCCGGATACCTCACCGGCGTTGCGGCGACCACGAAGGACGTGTTCGACCTGAAAGAAGACGACGTGTACTGGTGCACCGCGGACGTCGGCTGGATCACCGGGCATTCGTATCTCGTGTATGGCCCGCTCGCCAACGGCGCCACGTGCGTGATGTACGAAGGCGCCCCGGACTGGCCGGAGAAGGATCGGTTCTGGGACATCTGCGAGCGCCACGGGGTGACGATCTTCTACACGGCGCCCACCGCCATCCGTGCCTTCATGAAGTGGGGGAACGCGCACCCCGCGGGGCACGACCTCTCGCGCCTCCGCTTGTTAGGCAGCGTCGGCGAACCGATCAACCCCGAGGCGTGGATCTGGTACCGGGAGC encodes the following:
- the acs gene encoding acetate--CoA ligase is translated as MSDIDVLLQEHRKFPPPPAFAASALVANAEVYERAAADPEAYWAARARELEWSTPFTRTLEWTPPHARWFTGGTLNVSVNCLDRHIATARRNKAALIFEGEPGDRRTFTYWDLYREVGKFANVLKSLGVKRGDRVGIYLPLIPEVAIAMLACTRIGAIHSVVFGGFSPESLRDRMNDAAAKVVITADAGYRRGQVVPLKRNTDRALTEVPSVTHVVVVQRRPGSATEESFAEMTDGRDFWWHRLMANAPAECAPEAMDAEDVLFILYTSGTTGKPKGIVHTTAGYLTGVAATTKDVFDLKEDDVYWCTADVGWITGHSYLVYGPLANGATCVMYEGAPDWPEKDRFWDICERHGVTIFYTAPTAIRAFMKWGNAHPAGHDLSRLRLLGSVGEPINPEAWIWYREHIGGNRCPIVDTWWQTETGAIVISPLPGLTETKPGSATRALPGFEAELLDANAKAIPQGGGLLALTRPWPSMLRTIWGDDQRYRETYFSKWPGRPDLYFPGDGAKRDEDGYFWILGRVDDVLNVAGHRIGTMEVESALVEHPAVAEAAVVGKAHELKGQALAAFVTLRQGYHHSSELRDELKAFVADKIGAIARPDDVLFSADLPKTRSGKIMRRLLRDIAEGRTLGDTTTLADPNVVASLKEQYESQES
- a CDS encoding STAS domain-containing protein gives rise to the protein MHAVLDRISLEAPARLVAETRVDFRAAAMECLERARQLGAGELRIDMSATEEVDASGLGTLVVLQKRARACGVTTRLCSTQTRVHHLLAITRLDTLFLFDG